A region of the Flintibacter sp. KGMB00164 genome:
GGGGATCTGCGCCTTTGGCCGTACCGAGCAGGATGGCGAGGCCGTGTTTGCACCTCAGCGGGAGTACCTGTCCAAGCATTTGGGGGCCAAGGTGGTCACCATTACGCTGCCGGGACTGGTGGATATCTCGTCCACCCAGCTGCGGGAACTGCTCAGCCGGGAGAAGGGAAGCGAATACCTCCTGCCTGCCGTATATGGGTATATTCTGATGCATCGGCTCTATGACACCTCTGTGGTACTCAAGGAGCTCACGCTGCCTCAGCTGCGTGCCTGTTCCTACTCCATGATCCGCGCCAAGCGGGTGCCCCATGTGATGGGAGTGGAGGAGGAGGCTGTGCGCCTGGCCAAATTCTGGGGAGCTGACCCGGAGCTGGCCCGCCATGCGGCGATCCTCCACGACTGCACCAAGTATCTGGAACTGGAACCTCAGTTGGAACTGTGCCGCAAGTACGGCGTGGAGCTGGACAGCCTGGAGCAGAAGGCGGTCAAGCTCCTCCACTCCAAAACAGGGGCATGTATTGCCAAGTATGTTTTTGGAGAACCTGAGGAGGTGTACCAGGCCATCTTTTGGCACACCACCGGAAAGGCGGACATGTCTTTGCTGGACAAGATCCTGTATATGGCCGATTACATAGAGCCAAACCGGGATTTTGAAGGAGTGGAGCGGCTGCGGAAGCTGGCCTATACCGATTTGGACCAGGCTATGCTGCTGGGGGTGGAATCCACCATCGAGGAAATGCAGCAGCGGGGCGTTCCTATCCATACCAACACCCAACAGGCGCGGGACTGGCTGCGTCGGCAGGGAGTAACACTAGGAGATTAAAAACGTATGAGCGGAAAGAGAGAAAGTACAGCAAGAAGAAGACGTTCCTCCAGAAGGGACGGTTGGTGGGCGCGGCATAAGGCCTGGGTGGCTGGGCTGAACCGCGGACAGAAGATCCGGTACCGACTGCTTCAGGTACTGGCGGTGGTTGCGATCGTTGTCATAGCAGTAGCTGTGGGCCTCAAGTCCTGGATGAAGCTGCCGGATATCCCGGTGATGCCGGATGGCGGAAACGGGGACAGCTCTGCTTATGACGGAGCGGAGCTGCCCGATGTGGCCAAGAGCGGCCGAAAGGAAGGAGTATACACCTTCCTGCTGGTGGGTCAGGATACCGCCGGCGGCGGCAATACCGACACCATGATGCTCATCACCTTTGATACGGTGAATAAGACCATCAACGGCATGAGCCTGCCCCGCGATACCATGATCAATGTGGATCGAAAGGGCAGCGGACACCGGCTCAATGCGGTGTATAACTACAATAAGGGCTCTGATCCCGATACCCAGGTGGAAAAAGGTATCACTGCCCTGAAAAAAGAGGTAGGAAAGCTTACCGGTATCACCCCGGACTTCTATGTGATGGTCCAGTGGGAGGCTGTGGGCCAGATGGTGGACGCCTTGGGCGGCGTGTACTTTGATGT
Encoded here:
- the nadD gene encoding nicotinate (nicotinamide) nucleotide adenylyltransferase — encoded protein: MKIGIYGGTFNPPHLGHLAAARTAMDALKLDKLLLMPAAIPPHKVLPADSPSKEHRLAMVEIMADSMNLPGRVEVSSLEMDREGKSYTSDTLEAIHKQYPDAELWLLMGTDMFLTLHHWHDPGTITRLAGICAFGRTEQDGEAVFAPQREYLSKHLGAKVVTITLPGLVDISSTQLRELLSREKGSEYLLPAVYGYILMHRLYDTSVVLKELTLPQLRACSYSMIRAKRVPHVMGVEEEAVRLAKFWGADPELARHAAILHDCTKYLELEPQLELCRKYGVELDSLEQKAVKLLHSKTGACIAKYVFGEPEEVYQAIFWHTTGKADMSLLDKILYMADYIEPNRDFEGVERLRKLAYTDLDQAMLLGVESTIEEMQQRGVPIHTNTQQARDWLRRQGVTLGD